A DNA window from Rhizobium sp. NXC14 contains the following coding sequences:
- a CDS encoding transposase produces MTITGFTHGTSADVPVQRFEVFTGTGRRRDWSDEEKDRIVAESYSGEMSVSAVARRHGLSPGQLFTWRRQARSQAQQDSPPMFVAAVIDRPVEPPPTRRKTITRSALPVAAIELEVGGAVVRISSGTDSATIAAVIQALKAQS; encoded by the coding sequence ATGACGATTACAGGGTTTACGCATGGCACCAGTGCAGACGTGCCGGTGCAACGGTTTGAGGTTTTTACGGGAACTGGCCGTCGCCGCGACTGGAGCGACGAGGAGAAAGACCGAATTGTCGCCGAGAGCTATAGCGGCGAGATGTCGGTCAGTGCTGTTGCGCGTCGGCACGGGTTGTCTCCCGGACAATTGTTTACCTGGCGTCGGCAGGCGCGGAGCCAGGCGCAGCAAGACTCGCCGCCGATGTTTGTGGCAGCAGTAATTGATCGTCCGGTAGAGCCGCCTCCGACACGGCGAAAGACGATTACGAGGAGCGCACTTCCAGTTGCGGCAATCGAGCTGGAGGTTGGCGGCGCGGTCGTCAGGATCTCATCTGGCACGGACAGCGCGACAATTGCT
- a CDS encoding group II intron maturase-specific domain-containing protein — MAPARRTKPYIYSEVEIQALLAAALSLPPANALRRWTYHCLFGLIAVAGLRHTPAASPTALKSMRTTIKSLNIPRQTPGTLAEIAKQINPLLRGWIAYYGRFSRSALFSLADYVNRKLKAWIMRKYKRFRFHKTRASQFLRQRARDRRDLFVHWQAFGTNTFT, encoded by the coding sequence GTGGCGCCGGCACGGCGGACAAAACCCTACATCTATAGTGAGGTCGAGATTCAGGCACTTCTGGCGGCAGCACTGTCGTTACCGCCGGCCAACGCCCTGCGGCGCTGGACATACCACTGCCTGTTCGGGCTGATAGCGGTCGCGGGACTGCGCCATACCCCAGCGGCCAGCCCAACGGCGCTCAAGTCGATGCGGACCACGATCAAAAGCTTGAACATTCCGCGGCAAACGCCGGGGACGCTGGCTGAAATCGCCAAACAGATCAATCCGCTCCTCCGGGGATGGATTGCCTATTATGGGCGGTTCAGTCGTTCGGCTCTGTTCTCTCTGGCTGACTACGTCAATCGGAAGCTCAAGGCCTGGATCATGCGAAAGTACAAGCGCTTTCGGTTCCACAAGACTCGGGCGTCGCAGTTCCTGCGGCAACGTGCCCGAGACAGGCGGGACCTCTTCGTACACTGGCAGGCGTTCGGAACGAACACGTTTACCTGA
- a CDS encoding membrane-anchored protein has translation MPNFLSQMHKIIYRRIRYTVTRPKPPKTSVPLAGPVVVVGSAPVSHKPVGFDETYRIISVNASQIAVHAWGIDEPDITLMGFNELQGGNPAAVETRRVLAGHRTGALYVLTWRRGQKRQARVKNNLNSFSYCYRDLHLVGRYQRIALMHKATGLVNLELDAETKCSNGMIAVLFALYNGASAVIITGINPHSNGHIYNSANLTRKHTRFDRDILIRLLRQGYPIYTADPQVSEEVGLPLWQGAKEPKFKAAQQATDNSQHRSTPACQSR, from the coding sequence ATGCCAAATTTTCTCTCGCAGATGCATAAAATCATTTACCGCCGTATCAGATATACCGTGACTAGGCCAAAGCCTCCGAAAACCAGTGTACCACTTGCCGGTCCTGTCGTGGTCGTCGGATCGGCACCCGTTTCCCACAAGCCCGTCGGCTTTGATGAGACATATCGCATTATTTCGGTGAACGCCTCGCAAATAGCCGTCCACGCCTGGGGCATCGATGAGCCTGACATCACCCTGATGGGCTTCAACGAGCTCCAGGGCGGCAATCCGGCAGCCGTGGAGACAAGGCGCGTCCTAGCCGGGCACCGCACCGGCGCTCTCTATGTTCTCACCTGGCGGCGGGGGCAGAAGCGCCAGGCGCGCGTGAAAAATAATCTTAACTCGTTCAGCTATTGCTACCGGGATCTCCATCTCGTGGGCCGTTACCAGCGCATAGCGTTGATGCACAAAGCCACCGGACTGGTGAACCTTGAACTCGACGCTGAAACCAAGTGCTCGAACGGAATGATCGCAGTGTTGTTTGCATTATACAACGGCGCCAGCGCGGTCATCATAACTGGCATAAATCCTCATTCGAACGGCCACATATACAACAGCGCCAACCTGACCCGCAAACACACCCGTTTCGACCGGGACATCCTGATACGGCTGCTCAGACAAGGCTATCCCATCTACACAGCCGATCCGCAGGTCTCGGAAGAAGTCGGCCTGCCGCTCTGGCAGGGCGCCAAAGAACCAAAGTTCAAGGCGGCGCAACAAGCAACCGACAATTCACAACATCGATCTACCCCGGCTTGTCAATCGAGATGA
- a CDS encoding acyltransferase family protein, translated as MSKGTSRKYRPEIDGLRAVAVLPVVFFHGGIGPFHGGFAGVDVFFVISGYLITSIIYADLVQGTFSFKKFYERRARRILPALFLIMAASIPFAWLLLLPMDMKGFAEGLIGVSLFVSNFVFWKQAGYFNAAAALKPLLHTWSLAVEEQFYIFFPPLLILISRTTRSIALALAMIAMISFASAEFISRSDPTSAYYFLHTRAWELLIGAIVAIRSKDISKVTDKHPTLGQIIAGAGLFAVIASVVFLRETTRYPSVYTLFPTVGAAMVLSAGTGRTFVGKLLSLPPFVAVGLLSYSLYLWHQPVLAFARHYIDRSLDPSTAVALIVLCFALSALSWRYVEQPFRTSRISVRAVAATGAISTSALIMIGSLGILSNGFSSRLPSVVEWESLGQKVQQTGNVCALAHSDRTGVSYCFFGDVAARRTVALYGDSHAQAISFSLAERFKKMGLKGVLLRAPDCQPIPQISTTKNETQLSQCLLAFQHLLDYVREDVDEIIVAIRWTFRLYPIPGQIDRLTFVNGEGGEEIEDYRENYAALNGSFSVDGRSKMLAIDDLIQSLEKTGKLVVVVYPIPELGWNIAKVNLRHGPGLSELSTSEALYLERNKFVLGVLDNIAASETLRKVRPADVLCSKGADGRCFGQRDGVPLYYDDDHLSAQGADLVADEILKALN; from the coding sequence ATGAGCAAGGGTACCAGCCGGAAATATCGTCCGGAGATCGATGGCCTACGGGCAGTTGCTGTCTTGCCAGTAGTGTTTTTCCATGGAGGGATCGGTCCCTTTCACGGTGGCTTCGCAGGGGTCGACGTTTTCTTCGTTATCAGCGGGTACCTGATCACGTCGATAATTTATGCTGATCTCGTTCAAGGCACCTTTTCGTTCAAGAAGTTCTACGAGCGCAGGGCAAGACGGATCTTGCCGGCACTGTTCTTGATTATGGCAGCGAGCATTCCATTTGCTTGGCTTTTACTTCTCCCAATGGACATGAAGGGTTTTGCTGAAGGTCTGATCGGGGTATCACTTTTCGTATCCAATTTCGTTTTCTGGAAGCAAGCCGGCTATTTCAATGCCGCCGCCGCTCTAAAACCGTTGCTTCATACTTGGAGCTTGGCGGTTGAGGAGCAGTTCTACATCTTTTTCCCTCCACTTCTGATTCTGATTAGTCGCACCACCCGATCAATCGCTTTGGCGCTTGCGATGATAGCTATGATCAGCTTCGCTTCGGCAGAATTTATCTCCAGGTCCGACCCCACTTCCGCTTACTATTTCCTTCACACGCGAGCTTGGGAGCTGCTGATCGGCGCGATTGTAGCGATCAGGTCGAAGGACATCTCGAAAGTAACTGACAAACATCCCACGCTAGGGCAAATTATTGCCGGTGCGGGCCTGTTTGCGGTTATAGCATCGGTAGTTTTTCTGCGCGAAACAACGAGGTACCCTAGCGTTTATACGCTCTTTCCAACGGTTGGGGCAGCGATGGTATTGTCGGCAGGCACCGGCAGGACATTCGTCGGGAAATTACTGTCATTGCCGCCGTTCGTTGCCGTTGGTCTTCTCAGCTACAGCCTTTATCTTTGGCATCAACCGGTATTGGCCTTCGCCCGGCACTATATTGATAGATCTCTCGACCCCAGCACAGCGGTCGCCCTAATCGTCCTTTGCTTCGCCTTATCGGCATTAAGCTGGCGCTATGTGGAGCAACCGTTTAGAACCAGTCGAATATCGGTAAGGGCGGTTGCAGCCACAGGCGCGATAAGCACCTCAGCCTTGATCATGATTGGGTCTCTTGGGATTTTAAGCAACGGATTTTCTTCGCGTCTTCCGTCCGTCGTTGAGTGGGAGAGCTTAGGCCAGAAGGTCCAACAAACTGGGAATGTTTGTGCGCTGGCTCACTCCGACCGTACTGGCGTCTCCTATTGCTTCTTCGGCGATGTGGCTGCCAGGAGAACCGTTGCTCTCTATGGAGATTCGCATGCGCAAGCTATCTCCTTCTCCTTGGCGGAACGCTTCAAGAAAATGGGCCTGAAAGGGGTTTTGTTGAGAGCACCCGACTGTCAGCCCATACCTCAAATCTCGACTACAAAAAACGAAACCCAACTTTCGCAGTGCCTTTTGGCCTTTCAGCATTTGCTGGATTACGTCCGCGAAGATGTCGATGAAATAATTGTGGCGATCCGTTGGACGTTTCGTCTGTATCCGATCCCCGGCCAGATTGATCGGCTAACTTTTGTTAATGGCGAGGGCGGAGAGGAAATAGAAGACTATCGTGAAAACTATGCCGCTTTGAATGGATCTTTCTCCGTGGACGGACGATCAAAGATGCTCGCCATCGATGACCTAATTCAGAGCTTGGAGAAAACGGGAAAACTGGTTGTCGTAGTCTATCCGATACCGGAACTGGGGTGGAATATCGCGAAGGTCAATCTTCGGCATGGCCCAGGGCTTTCGGAATTGTCAACATCCGAAGCGCTCTATCTCGAGCGGAACAAGTTTGTTCTGGGCGTGCTGGATAACATCGCAGCATCCGAGACGCTTCGAAAAGTTAGACCTGCGGACGTGCTCTGCAGCAAGGGAGCCGACGGCAGATGTTTTGGTCAACGGGATGGCGTACCGCTTTACTACGACGACGACCACCTGTCCGCGCAGGGAGCAGACTTAGTAGCGGATGAAATCTTAAAGGCTCTGAACTAG
- a CDS encoding IS630 family transposase (programmed frameshift), which yields MTHPYSEDLRERAMARLNTGETIRSIAAALAIAPSCVSKWKKRLAETGALTPGRVGGRKQRTLSGERADWLRQRCRSGPFTTRGLVAELAERGIKTERRAVWVFVRAEGLSFKKTVLPAEQTRMDIARKRLRWKTHQRRIEAQRLVFLDETWIKTNMAPLRGWAPRGQRLCAAVPHGHWKTLTFIAALRCDRIDAPWVIDGPINGELFTLYIQRILVPTLAKGDIVILDNLGSHKGQAVRRAIRAAGAHLFFLPPYSPDLNPIEQVFAKLKHLIRREQPRTVEATWRKAGEMLDCFSPAECANYLTNSGYASV from the exons ATGACGCACCCATATTCTGAGGATCTTCGCGAACGGGCGATGGCGCGCCTGAACACCGGAGAAACGATACGATCGATCGCAGCAGCACTTGCGATTGCTCCCTCCTGTGTTTCGAAGTGGAAGAAGCGCCTTGCGGAGACCGGCGCTCTGACGCCCGGCCGCGTCGGCGGTCGCAAGCAGCGGACTTTGTCCGGCGAACGGGCCGACTGGCTGCGCCAGCGCTGTCGATCCGGCCCGTTCACGACGCGAGGCCTTGTGGCGGAACTGGCCGAACGCGGTATCAAGACCGAGCGACGCGCCGTTTGGGTGTTCGTCCGGGCCGAGGGCCTGAGTTTC AAAAAAACGGTTCTGCCGGCCGAGCAGACGCGGATGGATATCGCCAGGAAACGGTTGCGTTGGAAGACCCATCAACGGCGGATCGAAGCGCAGCGGCTGGTCTTTCTCGATGAGACCTGGATCAAGACCAACATGGCGCCCCTCAGGGGGTGGGCACCGCGTGGTCAACGCCTATGTGCCGCGGTTCCGCATGGGCACTGGAAAACCCTGACATTCATTGCCGCCTTGCGCTGCGACCGCATCGACGCCCCTTGGGTCATCGATGGGCCGATCAACGGCGAACTCTTTACCCTCTATATCCAGAGGATCCTCGTGCCCACGCTCGCCAAGGGCGACATCGTCATCCTCGACAATCTCGGCAGCCATAAGGGCCAAGCTGTCCGTCGTGCCATCCGGGCCGCAGGCGCGCACCTCTTCTTCCTGCCGCCTTACAGCCCGGACCTCAATCCCATCGAGCAAGTCTTTGCCAAGCTCAAGCACCTAATTAGGAGAGAACAGCCTCGCACAGTCGAAGCGACATGGCGCAAGGCTGGTGAAATGCTCGACTGCTTCTCGCCAGCAGAATGCGCAAACTACCTCACAAACTCAGGATATGCTTCCGTATGA
- a CDS encoding sialate O-acetylesterase: protein MHKMLMVSGVAVIAMYVLGGTSARHEIFPWPQLSAAKKMVAGENATAPSHYTFDDKQRLIADESKTAVPCPIQTDRTAVLLILGQSNAANHAGQRYRSDYGARVVNAFDKRCFIAASPLLGSTDTRGEYWTLLGNKLIASGQNDSVILAPLAYSGSQVARWATGGDLNPVLVDTMKQLHDSGYRITSVLWVQGEADLVHGTTGEAYQKHFMSIVDTLRQHGVEAPVYISIASKCLEPSNGGFKEHISDNPIVRAQLALSRSGHGIREGVNSDALLDGDDRYDDCHFGGTAGEKVSQAWLNLLRGESHLESSR from the coding sequence ATGCACAAGATGCTGATGGTCAGCGGCGTGGCTGTAATTGCAATGTACGTGCTCGGCGGCACCAGCGCCAGACATGAGATCTTTCCTTGGCCGCAACTTTCCGCGGCGAAGAAAATGGTAGCCGGAGAGAATGCGACGGCTCCAAGCCATTATACTTTCGACGACAAGCAACGGCTAATTGCAGACGAATCAAAAACGGCCGTGCCCTGTCCGATCCAAACCGATCGAACCGCCGTCTTGCTCATTCTTGGCCAATCCAACGCGGCCAACCACGCCGGACAACGGTACCGGTCGGATTATGGCGCGCGCGTTGTAAACGCCTTTGACAAACGGTGCTTCATCGCGGCATCGCCACTTCTTGGATCGACCGATACCAGGGGAGAGTACTGGACACTTCTTGGCAACAAATTGATCGCATCGGGGCAAAACGACAGCGTCATCCTCGCGCCTCTCGCATATTCCGGATCTCAGGTCGCACGATGGGCGACAGGCGGTGACCTCAATCCTGTGCTGGTCGATACAATGAAACAGCTTCACGATTCCGGTTATCGGATAACGAGCGTCCTCTGGGTGCAAGGAGAGGCAGACCTCGTTCACGGCACCACCGGGGAGGCCTATCAAAAACATTTCATGTCGATCGTCGACACATTGCGTCAGCACGGCGTCGAAGCACCCGTTTACATTTCGATCGCATCGAAATGCCTGGAACCGAGCAACGGCGGCTTCAAGGAGCACATTTCGGACAATCCGATCGTACGGGCGCAACTGGCTCTATCAAGAAGTGGCCACGGTATCCGAGAGGGCGTCAATTCTGACGCGTTACTCGATGGAGACGACCGCTACGACGATTGCCACTTCGGGGGCACAGCCGGAGAGAAAGTGTCGCAGGCCTGGCTGAACCTTCTGCGTGGCGAGAGCCACCTGGAAAGCTCGCGATAG
- a CDS encoding 3-deoxy-manno-octulosonate cytidylyltransferase has translation MKVFNVLPPDAWKTLLSRYSHIVLVANSEAVDFQRLRSELPHTALYVFFNKVYKVLDEPFSGHSVLVARSGVMGANIVHRREVADVLRFFGGDDFLGVVNIRISVEENFSEESHFEGAKARHLDLTQMLADLYPIGKIATSGFAVALWLADLQLPGKILLAGFSAKRSEKWKVFDVHDWTFEQIFLRLFARMGSISMMGGVDASPYSALAKRFPEVPPIEIAMAAAEVLSERLDNTNSQIDRLMSVTKFIRAVDNFFRRFKPKTRKQRFLEKSKE, from the coding sequence ATGAAGGTTTTCAATGTCTTGCCTCCGGACGCCTGGAAGACGTTGCTGTCGCGCTATTCCCATATTGTGCTGGTGGCAAACAGCGAAGCTGTCGATTTCCAGCGGCTGCGGAGCGAATTGCCGCACACGGCCCTCTACGTCTTCTTCAACAAGGTCTATAAGGTGCTCGACGAGCCCTTCTCCGGCCATTCGGTGTTGGTGGCCCGCAGCGGCGTGATGGGTGCCAATATCGTTCATCGGCGCGAGGTTGCGGATGTCTTGCGCTTCTTTGGCGGCGACGATTTCCTCGGCGTCGTCAATATCCGGATCTCCGTCGAGGAAAATTTCAGCGAGGAGAGCCACTTCGAAGGCGCTAAGGCCCGTCACCTCGATCTGACGCAAATGCTCGCCGATCTCTATCCGATCGGCAAGATCGCGACGAGCGGCTTTGCGGTAGCGTTGTGGCTCGCCGATCTGCAGTTGCCGGGCAAGATCCTGCTTGCCGGCTTTTCGGCGAAGCGGAGCGAGAAGTGGAAGGTGTTCGACGTTCACGATTGGACATTCGAGCAGATTTTCCTGCGTCTCTTTGCGCGAATGGGTTCGATCTCGATGATGGGCGGCGTCGATGCCAGCCCCTATTCGGCGCTTGCCAAACGGTTTCCCGAGGTGCCGCCGATCGAGATCGCGATGGCCGCGGCTGAAGTCTTGTCGGAGCGGCTCGACAATACGAACAGCCAGATCGACAGGCTGATGTCCGTCACTAAATTCATCCGCGCCGTCGATAATTTCTTTCGGCGGTTCAAACCGAAAACCCGCAAGCAGCGCTTTCTCGAAAAGTCGAAGGAATGA
- a CDS encoding glycosyltransferase — translation MKQQNVRIFVGFDPKEVVAYHVLVQSIIEKSSIPVEFSPIALSNLGRIFTRQRNALQSTEFSFSRFLTPYLSGYEGWSIFMDCDMLMRADIAELWALRDERYAVMCVKHDYRPKIDTKFLGQTQTKYEKKNWSSLILFNNDECRALTPEYVNTATGLQLHQFKWLENEDLIGELPVTWNYLVNEYDYREDAKNVHFTDGGPYFEEYKNDDYAEEWFAARERMLFVQQRS, via the coding sequence ATGAAACAACAGAACGTCCGAATATTTGTGGGATTCGATCCCAAGGAAGTGGTCGCCTACCACGTTCTCGTGCAGAGCATCATCGAGAAGTCGTCGATCCCGGTCGAGTTCTCGCCCATTGCGCTCTCCAATCTTGGCAGGATTTTCACCCGCCAGCGCAACGCGCTGCAATCCACGGAGTTCTCCTTCTCGCGTTTCCTGACGCCATATCTCAGTGGTTATGAGGGCTGGAGCATCTTCATGGATTGCGACATGCTGATGCGTGCCGATATTGCTGAGCTTTGGGCATTGCGCGACGAGCGTTACGCCGTCATGTGCGTCAAACACGATTACCGGCCGAAGATCGACACCAAGTTCCTCGGCCAGACGCAGACCAAGTACGAAAAGAAGAACTGGTCGAGCCTCATCCTCTTCAACAATGACGAATGCCGCGCGCTGACGCCGGAATACGTCAATACCGCGACCGGGCTGCAACTGCATCAGTTCAAATGGCTGGAGAATGAAGACCTCATCGGCGAATTACCGGTGACGTGGAATTACCTCGTCAATGAATACGACTACCGCGAAGATGCCAAGAACGTCCATTTTACCGATGGCGGGCCGTATTTCGAGGAATACAAGAACGACGATTACGCTGAAGAGTGGTTCGCCGCTCGGGAACGTATGCTATTTGTACAGCAGCGCTCGTAG
- a CDS encoding membrane-anchored protein: MLMTFAAAKKFISRRIKYLLRNPTPPTTTAPFAGPVVVLGSAPTSHKPLGLDSTYRIISVNASQLALQSWGIDAPDITLMGYNEIEGTNKSAVETRRVLGGKRTGSLYVLAWRHGRERLQAGLEEFGYRCTEAHIIDRYQRIALLHQVSGQLNLELDADTKCSNGVIAVLFALYNGAAAVILSGINPNSTGHVYNSANLERKHVRMDTEMLARLVRLGYPIYTADPHVAENAGLPLWQGNRPVKLG, translated from the coding sequence ATGTTGATGACATTTGCGGCGGCGAAAAAATTCATCTCACGCCGGATCAAATATCTGTTGCGGAACCCCACGCCGCCGACCACCACAGCGCCTTTTGCTGGACCGGTCGTGGTTCTGGGGTCGGCGCCGACATCTCACAAACCGCTAGGTCTCGACTCAACTTATCGCATCATCTCGGTCAACGCCTCACAACTCGCGCTTCAATCCTGGGGCATCGATGCGCCGGACATTACGTTGATGGGGTATAACGAAATCGAAGGCACCAATAAAAGTGCCGTAGAAACAAGACGCGTTCTCGGCGGGAAGCGCACCGGCTCCCTTTATGTGCTGGCCTGGCGGCATGGCCGCGAGCGATTGCAAGCAGGTCTCGAAGAATTCGGCTACCGCTGCACAGAGGCCCACATCATCGATCGTTATCAGCGGATCGCTCTATTGCACCAGGTCAGCGGGCAACTAAATCTTGAGCTCGACGCCGATACCAAGTGTTCAAACGGCGTCATCGCAGTGCTTTTTGCGCTCTACAACGGCGCGGCGGCGGTGATACTTTCAGGGATAAATCCGAACTCCACCGGACATGTCTACAATAGCGCCAACCTAGAGCGTAAACATGTCCGAATGGACACCGAAATGTTGGCGAGGCTTGTCCGGCTCGGTTACCCCATCTACACCGCCGATCCTCACGTCGCCGAGAATGCCGGCTTGCCGCTCTGGCAGGGCAATCGCCCGGTAAAGCTTGGTTGA
- a CDS encoding 2OG-Fe(II) oxygenase, which translates to MFDDVKASFFGVTIDSTDETEQRVGDRYPGYRFFLDFDGTISRLYGAIPIDAKPGDRGVPVRQIWIVIDPSMRVLKVLPFAEDGSDIEAVLSLVSALPPINRISGIELHAPIIMLPNVFEPELCTRLIGLYERNGGEESGFMREVDGKTVEVKDHGYKRRKDYDIQERDIIAETQGRFIRRIVPEIQKVHQFTVTRMERYIVACYAAEDKAHFRPHRDNTTKGTAHRRFAVSVNLNDDFDGGEVSFPEYGSRSFKAPAGGAVIFSCSLLHAVSMVTLGRRYAFLPFLYDDAAAKIREANNAFLAEGVGSYTADNQTPALPRSK; encoded by the coding sequence GTGTTTGATGATGTAAAGGCATCGTTTTTCGGTGTCACGATCGATTCGACCGATGAAACTGAGCAACGCGTTGGCGACCGGTATCCGGGCTACCGATTCTTCCTGGACTTCGACGGCACAATCAGCCGCCTCTATGGCGCGATTCCGATCGACGCCAAGCCCGGAGACCGCGGGGTGCCGGTACGCCAGATCTGGATAGTGATCGATCCGTCCATGCGTGTCCTGAAGGTGCTTCCGTTTGCGGAGGACGGAAGCGATATCGAGGCAGTATTGTCCCTTGTGTCTGCTTTGCCTCCGATCAACCGGATTTCCGGTATCGAACTCCACGCCCCCATCATCATGCTTCCAAACGTATTTGAACCCGAACTTTGCACGAGACTGATAGGTCTCTACGAGCGGAACGGCGGAGAGGAATCAGGTTTTATGCGCGAGGTGGACGGCAAAACCGTCGAGGTCAAAGATCACGGCTACAAACGCCGTAAGGACTACGACATCCAGGAAAGGGACATCATCGCCGAAACGCAGGGCAGGTTCATCCGTAGAATCGTGCCGGAAATCCAGAAGGTCCATCAGTTCACGGTCACCCGGATGGAGCGATATATTGTCGCCTGCTATGCGGCCGAGGACAAAGCGCATTTCCGCCCCCATCGGGATAACACGACTAAAGGGACTGCACACCGCCGGTTTGCCGTCTCAGTGAACCTGAACGATGATTTCGATGGCGGAGAAGTAAGTTTTCCCGAGTACGGCAGTAGGAGCTTCAAGGCCCCGGCCGGAGGGGCAGTGATCTTCTCGTGCTCTTTGCTTCATGCCGTTTCAATGGTCACGCTAGGACGCCGCTATGCGTTCCTACCGTTTCTGTACGATGATGCGGCCGCAAAGATACGTGAGGCCAACAACGCCTTCCTTGCTGAAGGCGTTGGTAGCTATACGGCGGATAATCAGACACCTGCGCTTCCCAGATCGAAGTGA